In Deferribacteraceae bacterium V6Fe1, one genomic interval encodes:
- the dnaJ gene encoding molecular chaperone DnaJ, whose product MTKQNYYEILGVDKNASQDEIKKAYRKLARKYHPDINPNNKEAEEKFKIVSEAYAVLSDPEKRKQYDTLGHDAFTSGGQGYDFSNMNFEDLRNFKSHGFDIFGDIFDEIFGGGRRGKRTSSSATLKGEDIYYTINIPFRDVIFGNTYEISVNRKVVCKKCFGKGGNKTICPSCQGTGVSGQKSGFISMMSTCKSCGGSGEAFTSVCSECHGSGFKSVTEKLKIKIPAGVDNNSKIRIANKGNEGLNGGKSGDLYIVTNVTPHNFYKRQGNNLYIDVEVDMFEAALGEKITVPTPYGAVNINIPSGTQPNQQLRIRGKGVPKINSDIKGDLYVNITVKIPQIAIEQDRQSLKSMKNRYNVADRKNILSKGQL is encoded by the coding sequence ATGACAAAACAGAACTATTACGAAATACTCGGTGTTGATAAAAATGCTTCGCAGGATGAAATAAAAAAAGCTTACAGAAAACTTGCAAGAAAATATCATCCTGACATAAACCCTAACAATAAGGAAGCTGAAGAGAAGTTTAAGATTGTATCTGAAGCATATGCTGTTTTGTCAGATCCGGAGAAAAGGAAGCAATACGATACTCTCGGCCATGATGCTTTTACCTCTGGCGGTCAAGGTTATGACTTTTCAAACATGAATTTTGAAGACCTTAGAAACTTCAAGTCACACGGATTTGATATTTTCGGAGATATATTTGATGAAATTTTTGGTGGCGGCAGAAGGGGGAAGCGGACTTCCTCCTCAGCCACCTTAAAAGGTGAAGACATCTACTACACTATCAACATTCCGTTTAGAGATGTTATATTTGGAAATACATATGAAATTAGCGTAAACAGAAAAGTCGTATGTAAAAAATGCTTTGGAAAAGGTGGTAACAAAACTATCTGCCCAAGTTGCCAAGGGACAGGGGTATCAGGGCAAAAGTCAGGCTTTATAAGTATGATGTCCACATGTAAATCTTGTGGAGGCAGTGGTGAGGCATTTACTTCAGTGTGCTCGGAATGTCACGGCTCAGGCTTTAAAAGCGTTACCGAAAAACTCAAAATTAAAATACCTGCTGGGGTAGACAATAACTCCAAAATCAGGATTGCAAACAAAGGGAATGAAGGGCTAAACGGCGGCAAATCTGGAGACCTTTATATTGTTACAAACGTAACACCACATAATTTCTATAAGAGACAGGGGAATAACCTTTACATAGATGTTGAAGTCGATATGTTTGAAGCGGCACTTGGAGAGAAAATTACAGTTCCTACACCTTATGGAGCGGTTAATATAAATATCCCTTCCGGGACTCAGCCAAACCAGCAACTGAGAATTCGCGGAAAAGGTGTGCCCAAAATAAATAGTGATATTAAGGGAGACCTTTATGTAAATATAACAGTTAAAATTCCGCAAATTGCTATCGAACAGGACAGACAGTCCCTAAAAAGTATGAAAAACCGATACAATGTCGCAGACAGAAAAAATATTTTATCAAAAGGTCAACTATAA
- a CDS encoding Hsp20/alpha crystallin family protein, with protein MAIVRWDPFKDIMSLQERINKIFDETVQQDRKSQYGDWYPPVDIFEKEDGITIIMEIPGVSESDIDLQITDGVLTVRGEKKLPYEKNNENFYRLERNFGKFARSFSLPNTVDQNKVKASLKEGILKIEIGKKDEIKPKVIKVEKED; from the coding sequence ATGGCAATAGTAAGATGGGACCCTTTCAAGGACATTATGTCTCTTCAGGAGCGTATTAACAAAATTTTCGATGAAACCGTTCAGCAGGACAGAAAATCTCAATACGGAGACTGGTATCCACCGGTTGATATTTTTGAAAAAGAGGACGGCATAACTATCATAATGGAGATACCAGGTGTATCTGAAAGTGACATCGATCTTCAAATTACAGACGGAGTATTAACTGTAAGGGGCGAGAAAAAACTCCCTTATGAAAAAAACAACGAAAACTTTTACAGGCTTGAAAGAAATTTTGGTAAATTTGCTAGATCATTCTCCTTACCAAACACCGTAGACCAAAATAAAGTCAAAGCAAGCTTAAAAGAAGGTATATTAAAAATCGAAATTGGCAAAAAAGATGAAATTAAACCAAAAGTTATAAAGGTCGAAAAAGAGGACTAA
- a CDS encoding energy transducer TonB translates to MENRRIIIFVIVSAIIHFLVFKYTVFEKPEKPKEKLTYVDIIDKKPEVKPEKPAEKPNILSDRDMHLNKKTENLNEKPPVEEKKIIRPLIVQKEKPVIMDKKPEEKKLTEKKVLQEDNVKEKIVEPNKSNIEIIEEKQKSVEQNEPNILDNKTLAKNILNPSEIINDIANYSLGSSKEGEDTVNFNSMKFKYASYFYKFKKNLYNVWTYPSQSILKGEEGTVRIKFSILKDGTITNIQVVSSSGYPDLDKAAVNALNTMGKVPLSDSFSLKVLNVDGYFNYQLGFRGIY, encoded by the coding sequence ATGGAAAATAGAAGAATTATTATTTTTGTTATTGTATCAGCGATAATACATTTTTTGGTTTTCAAATACACGGTTTTTGAAAAACCTGAAAAGCCAAAGGAAAAACTAACTTATGTTGATATAATTGATAAAAAACCCGAAGTAAAACCTGAAAAACCAGCAGAGAAACCAAATATCCTCAGTGATAGAGATATGCACCTAAATAAAAAAACTGAAAATTTAAACGAAAAGCCTCCCGTAGAGGAGAAAAAAATTATAAGACCTTTGATAGTTCAAAAGGAAAAACCTGTTATTATGGATAAAAAGCCCGAAGAAAAGAAACTGACAGAAAAAAAGGTTTTACAAGAGGATAATGTAAAGGAAAAAATTGTTGAGCCAAATAAAAGTAATATTGAAATTATTGAAGAGAAACAAAAAAGTGTTGAACAAAATGAGCCTAATATCCTTGATAATAAAACCCTTGCCAAAAATATTCTAAACCCTTCCGAAATTATAAATGATATCGCAAATTACAGCTTGGGCTCCTCAAAAGAGGGGGAAGACACCGTAAATTTTAATTCAATGAAGTTCAAATATGCCTCATATTTTTACAAGTTTAAAAAAAACCTTTATAATGTTTGGACTTATCCTTCTCAATCTATACTAAAAGGTGAAGAGGGAACGGTGCGTATAAAATTTTCCATTTTAAAAGACGGGACTATTACAAATATTCAGGTAGTAAGCAGCAGTGGTTATCCCGACCTGGATAAGGCTGCCGTAAATGCACTTAATACAATGGGGAAAGTGCCACTGAGCGACTCATTTTCTTTGAAGGTTTTGAATGTGGACGGATATTTTAATTATCAACTTGGATTTAGAGGGATTTATTAA
- a CDS encoding archease, whose product MIGFNIIETTADIGIEASGTDEMELVENSLKGLYFICFDKLPNILESVEKVKQAFESLDELVFSLLEESIFALFTKKLLIQVISISKINNLYEVIYEKVKTDEEIQTEIKAVTKHCYKVERVDSIYKVMVIFDI is encoded by the coding sequence ATGATCGGATTCAATATTATTGAAACGACTGCGGATATAGGTATTGAGGCAAGTGGAACAGATGAAATGGAATTAGTTGAAAATTCTTTGAAAGGGCTTTATTTTATCTGCTTTGATAAGCTTCCGAATATATTGGAATCAGTTGAAAAAGTTAAGCAGGCTTTTGAGTCCCTGGATGAATTGGTTTTTAGTTTGCTGGAGGAGAGTATATTTGCTCTTTTTACTAAAAAGCTTTTGATACAAGTAATTTCCATTTCAAAGATTAATAATTTGTATGAAGTAATTTATGAAAAAGTTAAAACTGATGAGGAGATACAAACGGAAATTAAGGCAGTTACCAAACATTGCTACAAAGTTGAACGTGTTGACAGTATTTACAAGGTAATGGTTATTTTTGATATATGA
- a CDS encoding radical SAM protein, protein MNKDWTLKWMAWEITAKCNLNCVHCRSSSDIHSAEGKFTLDKCKALLDDIATFASPVIVLSGGEPLMRKDVFDIAKYGTDKGFRMCMATNGVLVDDEVCKKIKSSGIKIVSLSLDGSTPEIHDDFRGQKGAFEGVMRAADYFNKHGIKFIINSSFTKRNQEDIPNVYKLAKKLGATAWYMFLIVPTGRGEDIMKELVSKEDYEEILNWHYEMEKGEEEILVRPTCAPQYYRIWHERSKEDGTDKTRRSLTFSTGGGKGCIAAQSICFVNSEGDVLPCSYFPMAAGNIFKQSLKDIWENSKLFKDLRSFKDYEGKCGVCKHLGVCGGCRARAYAVTGSYMAEEPFCDYVPSNYKCC, encoded by the coding sequence ATGAATAAAGATTGGACATTAAAATGGATGGCTTGGGAGATTACGGCTAAGTGTAACTTAAATTGTGTGCATTGTCGCTCTTCCTCGGATATTCACTCAGCCGAAGGTAAGTTTACATTAGATAAATGCAAGGCACTATTAGACGATATTGCCACATTTGCTTCACCTGTTATAGTGCTATCCGGCGGTGAGCCTTTAATGAGAAAAGATGTTTTTGATATAGCTAAATATGGTACGGATAAAGGTTTTAGAATGTGTATGGCTACAAACGGTGTATTGGTAGATGATGAAGTTTGTAAAAAAATCAAAAGCAGCGGGATAAAAATAGTCTCTTTGAGCCTTGATGGGTCTACCCCTGAAATACATGACGATTTTAGAGGTCAAAAGGGTGCATTTGAAGGGGTAATGAGAGCAGCTGACTATTTTAATAAGCACGGTATTAAATTTATCATAAATTCTTCTTTCACCAAGAGAAATCAGGAAGATATACCAAATGTATACAAATTAGCCAAAAAGCTTGGAGCTACAGCTTGGTATATGTTTTTGATTGTACCAACAGGCCGTGGCGAGGATATAATGAAAGAACTCGTCAGTAAAGAAGATTACGAAGAGATTTTAAATTGGCATTATGAGATGGAAAAGGGTGAAGAGGAGATTCTTGTTAGACCTACATGTGCACCTCAGTATTATAGAATATGGCATGAAAGAAGCAAAGAGGATGGCACAGATAAGACAAGACGAAGTTTAACATTTTCAACCGGTGGCGGCAAAGGCTGTATCGCTGCTCAGTCAATTTGTTTTGTAAACTCTGAGGGGGATGTTTTACCTTGCTCTTATTTCCCTATGGCAGCCGGAAATATTTTTAAACAAAGTCTCAAAGATATATGGGAAAACTCAAAACTTTTCAAAGATTTGAGAAGCTTTAAAGATTATGAAGGAAAATGCGGTGTTTGCAAGCATCTTGGGGTTTGCGGTGGCTGCAGGGCGAGAGCGTATGCCGTTACAGGCTCGTATATGGCTGAAGAGCCGTTTTGCGACTATGTGCCTTCAAATTATAAGTGTTGTTAG
- a CDS encoding putative sulfate exporter family transporter: MKKILFFVMLIASATPFVKSHHALLMGILLGLIFQNPYPKESAKASKQLLKLAVVGLGFGVPLYKVIEVGKNSILFTFVGIIFVISVGFIIGKYMKIEPNSNKLISFGTAICGGSAIAALSPVIDANEKEIAISLGVVFSLNALGLILFPPIGHILGMSQHAFGAWAALAIHDTSSVVGATSVYGNEALMVGTTVKLSRALWIAPFVIFFSLKNRKGGKVNLPYFILFFILAAFVNSYFHSLKTFWDLLYISSKQLLVITLFLIGTGITKDTLKKVGLKPILFGIVLWIIVGISSYFAVISFNLI, translated from the coding sequence ATGAAAAAGATACTGTTCTTTGTAATGCTTATTGCATCAGCCACTCCGTTTGTTAAATCTCACCATGCACTTTTAATGGGTATATTATTAGGCTTGATTTTCCAAAATCCCTACCCCAAAGAATCTGCCAAAGCGAGTAAACAGCTTTTAAAACTTGCCGTAGTAGGACTTGGATTTGGAGTCCCACTTTACAAAGTAATCGAGGTAGGAAAAAATTCCATTTTATTCACATTTGTGGGGATTATTTTTGTAATATCCGTGGGATTCATAATCGGTAAGTATATGAAAATAGAACCTAACTCCAATAAATTAATAAGTTTTGGTACAGCTATATGCGGAGGGAGTGCCATTGCCGCATTAAGCCCCGTAATTGATGCCAATGAAAAAGAGATAGCAATCTCCCTTGGAGTTGTTTTTAGCCTAAATGCTCTCGGACTTATATTATTTCCGCCAATCGGTCATATTTTAGGGATGAGTCAGCATGCCTTCGGAGCCTGGGCAGCTCTTGCGATTCACGACACAAGCAGTGTAGTCGGAGCAACATCTGTCTATGGAAATGAAGCATTGATGGTAGGCACAACGGTAAAGTTAAGCAGGGCTTTATGGATAGCGCCTTTCGTTATATTTTTTAGTCTTAAAAACAGAAAAGGTGGAAAAGTAAACCTTCCATACTTTATCCTATTTTTTATTTTGGCTGCTTTTGTAAACTCATATTTTCATTCTTTAAAAACATTTTGGGATTTATTATATATCTCTTCAAAGCAACTACTTGTCATTACACTATTTTTGATAGGCACAGGGATAACGAAAGACACGCTAAAAAAAGTAGGACTAAAGCCAATACTCTTTGGCATAGTCCTATGGATTATTGTCGGGATTTCAAGCTATTTTGCAGTGATAAGCTTTAACCTTATCTAA
- a CDS encoding threonylcarbamoyl-AMP synthase, whose product MLILNSNKNNFINVFFQAHLKNEPVIFPTDTIYGIGAFFDDEKANNKIFELKERDTTKPFPILISDFSQLEMLKVSITDLQKSILEKYWPGRFTFLLKTKLNYKYCVLESKIAVRMVRDLPIYEMIAHFNKPVTATSANLSRQPYKPSIKYIINTFADKVKYVLVKNDNNDKPSTIIDLTTTPFNIIRNPYNISLDNL is encoded by the coding sequence TTGCTTATTCTCAACTCTAACAAAAATAACTTTATCAATGTCTTTTTTCAGGCTCATCTAAAAAATGAGCCTGTTATTTTTCCTACGGATACAATTTACGGCATAGGTGCATTTTTTGATGATGAAAAGGCAAATAATAAAATTTTTGAGCTAAAAGAGAGAGATACCACCAAGCCTTTCCCAATTTTGATTTCAGATTTTTCGCAACTTGAAATGTTAAAAGTATCTATTACCGATTTACAAAAATCCATATTAGAAAAATATTGGCCTGGAAGATTTACATTTTTACTTAAGACTAAACTTAACTATAAATATTGCGTTTTGGAGTCAAAAATTGCTGTCAGAATGGTAAGAGATTTACCAATTTATGAAATGATTGCACATTTTAACAAACCTGTTACCGCTACAAGTGCCAACCTTTCGAGGCAACCTTACAAACCGTCTATAAAATATATTATCAATACTTTTGCGGATAAGGTAAAATATGTTCTTGTCAAAAATGATAACAATGACAAGCCTTCAACAATTATTGATTTGACAACAACACCTTTCAATATTATAAGAAACCCTTACAATATTAGTTTGGATAATTTGTAG
- the purE gene encoding 5-(carboxyamino)imidazole ribonucleotide mutase gives MAKVGIIMGSKSDLQIAENVIAVLEEFEVEYEVIVSSAHRTPERTSEWARNAEANGIEAIIAIAGAAAHLAGVVASESNLPIIAVPVAATSLAGFDALLSMVQMPGGIPVATMAIGNAGARNAGIFACQILAVKYQHINERLKKYRQSIKDKVYKDNEAVQEILKERKK, from the coding sequence ATGGCAAAAGTCGGAATAATAATGGGGAGTAAATCCGATTTACAAATAGCAGAAAATGTAATTGCTGTATTAGAGGAATTTGAAGTTGAATACGAAGTAATAGTTTCAAGTGCCCACAGGACGCCTGAAAGGACATCCGAATGGGCAAGAAATGCAGAGGCAAACGGAATCGAAGCAATTATTGCAATTGCAGGTGCTGCTGCACATTTGGCTGGCGTAGTTGCAAGCGAATCAAATCTTCCTATTATTGCCGTCCCTGTTGCTGCCACATCCCTTGCAGGATTTGATGCACTTTTATCAATGGTGCAAATGCCCGGTGGAATACCTGTAGCTACTATGGCAATTGGTAATGCGGGGGCTAGAAATGCAGGTATTTTTGCCTGCCAGATACTGGCTGTCAAATATCAGCACATAAATGAAAGATTAAAAAAATACAGACAGTCGATAAAAGACAAGGTTTATAAGGATAACGAGGCAGTGCAGGAAATATTAAAAGAGAGGAAAAAATAA
- the purD gene encoding phosphoribosylamine--glycine ligase, whose translation MNILLIGSGGREHAIAWKLSQNENIKTIFCAPGNGGTAKENKCQNVDIKVTDFDKLIKFAKENDIYMTVVGPEDPLALGIVDRFESEGLKIFGPKKDAARIEASKAFCKEIMVSANIPTAFYSEFSDFESAKKYVLEKGAPIVVKADGLAAGKGVTVATTVEEAINALKEIFVDNIFGEAGNKVVIEEFLKGEEASFLAFTDGLTVIPMVSSQDHKPVYDNDKGPNTGGMGAYSPAPVMTEKLYNFALNKIAYPLVTELKNRGIVYKGIIYAGLMIDGEDVKVLEFNCRFGDPETQPILMRLESDLLEIFDACISQNLKDAEISWYNDPTVCVVIASGGYPKDYAKGYEITGIDSAEEIDNVKVFHAGTKLENGKVLTNGGRVLAVTARGENLKDTIKLVYSAVEKINFKDMHFRKDIAQKALRRL comes from the coding sequence ATGAATATTTTACTCATAGGCTCAGGCGGAAGGGAGCATGCAATAGCATGGAAACTCTCGCAGAATGAAAATATAAAAACAATCTTCTGCGCCCCCGGTAACGGTGGAACGGCAAAAGAAAACAAATGCCAAAATGTGGATATAAAAGTTACCGACTTTGATAAACTGATAAAGTTTGCTAAAGAAAATGATATCTACATGACCGTAGTTGGCCCAGAAGACCCCCTTGCGTTAGGGATTGTAGATAGATTTGAGTCAGAAGGCCTTAAAATATTCGGGCCCAAAAAAGATGCCGCACGAATCGAAGCAAGCAAAGCTTTTTGCAAAGAGATTATGGTATCGGCAAATATCCCTACCGCTTTTTACAGTGAGTTTTCCGATTTTGAAAGTGCTAAAAAATATGTTTTGGAAAAAGGGGCTCCGATAGTTGTCAAAGCTGACGGTCTTGCAGCCGGTAAAGGTGTTACCGTTGCAACCACTGTTGAGGAAGCAATTAATGCTCTCAAAGAAATATTTGTAGATAATATATTTGGAGAAGCGGGCAACAAAGTGGTAATAGAAGAGTTTTTAAAAGGTGAAGAGGCTTCCTTTTTAGCTTTTACGGATGGATTAACTGTCATACCTATGGTTTCAAGTCAAGACCACAAACCTGTTTATGATAATGACAAAGGACCAAATACTGGAGGAATGGGTGCTTACTCCCCTGCCCCAGTTATGACCGAAAAGCTTTATAATTTTGCCCTAAACAAAATTGCATACCCTTTGGTAACTGAGCTTAAAAATCGAGGAATAGTTTATAAAGGTATTATTTATGCAGGTTTAATGATTGATGGTGAGGACGTAAAGGTTTTGGAGTTTAACTGCAGATTTGGCGACCCAGAGACTCAACCAATTTTAATGAGATTGGAATCAGACCTTCTTGAGATTTTTGATGCTTGCATAAGTCAAAATTTAAAAGATGCAGAAATAAGTTGGTATAATGACCCTACTGTTTGTGTTGTGATAGCTTCAGGGGGGTATCCTAAAGATTATGCAAAGGGTTATGAAATTACAGGGATAGATTCTGCAGAAGAGATTGATAATGTAAAAGTATTTCATGCAGGCACTAAATTGGAAAATGGAAAAGTATTAACCAATGGCGGCAGAGTGCTGGCTGTAACAGCAAGAGGGGAAAATTTGAAAGATACCATAAAGCTTGTATATTCGGCAGTCGAAAAAATTAATTTTAAAGATATGCACTTTAGAAAAGATATAGCTCAAAAGGCATTAAGGAGGTTATAA